One genomic segment of Candidatus Omnitrophota bacterium includes these proteins:
- a CDS encoding helix-turn-helix domain-containing protein produces MTLEGEILTLEELRNYLKIPKPTLYSMAQSGRIPAAKVGKHWRFRRIDIDEWLKAQQWNRPLHRRHRKSKISQEVTA; encoded by the coding sequence ATGACCCTGGAAGGCGAGATCCTCACCCTGGAAGAGCTGCGCAACTACCTTAAAATTCCCAAGCCGACCTTGTACTCCATGGCCCAAAGCGGCCGCATTCCGGCCGCCAAAGTGGGCAAGCACTGGCGCTTCCGCCGCATCGACATCGACGAGTGGCTCAAGGCTCAGCAGTGGAACCGCCCGCTCCACCGTCGGCATCGTAAGTCCAAAATCTCTCAGGAGGTTACCGCATAA
- a CDS encoding response regulator, with protein MPAKCPLFQNEKVICRVKPDSQHRWIGTERTWYIRNYCQADYYVDCEDFEAYLEQQAIVKGKILVVDDETTMLETLSSFFSSRGYQMMTAASAEAALKLLAAEQPALIFIDIKLPGMNGLELLKEIKQRYPAVKTFVITAFDEENKKAAEALGCDAFFAKPVGLDALKKRVIEVLTDSERRLMKTLASRQKVDGVPAARLLFVIEVLPTEKDRLTPYFRECFTDEARCGGHYELDFAYSINDTLQKLMSFKPDIVLINFDTLYQIPCGQLASRIVESPYRPKEVIVYGLNLEASDKQAIEQLGLQYVDQRRSFAKLVTTIKHTALRLNGHSSKT; from the coding sequence ATGCCCGCCAAATGTCCGCTGTTCCAGAATGAGAAGGTGATTTGCCGGGTCAAACCTGACAGCCAGCACCGGTGGATCGGCACCGAGCGCACGTGGTACATCCGAAACTATTGCCAGGCCGACTATTACGTGGATTGCGAGGACTTCGAGGCGTACCTGGAGCAGCAGGCCATCGTGAAGGGCAAGATCCTGGTGGTGGATGACGAAACCACCATGCTCGAGACCCTCAGCAGCTTTTTTTCCAGCCGCGGCTATCAGATGATGACCGCCGCCTCCGCCGAGGCCGCCCTGAAACTGCTGGCCGCGGAGCAGCCAGCGCTCATCTTCATCGATATCAAGCTGCCGGGCATGAACGGCTTGGAGCTGCTAAAGGAAATCAAGCAGCGGTATCCGGCCGTCAAGACGTTTGTGATCACCGCCTTTGATGAGGAAAACAAAAAGGCCGCCGAAGCGCTCGGCTGCGACGCCTTCTTCGCCAAGCCGGTGGGGCTGGATGCGCTCAAGAAACGGGTGATCGAAGTGCTCACCGATTCCGAGCGCCGCCTGATGAAAACGCTCGCCTCCCGCCAAAAAGTCGATGGCGTGCCCGCGGCCAGGTTATTGTTTGTGATCGAAGTGCTGCCCACCGAAAAGGATCGGCTCACCCCGTACTTCCGAGAGTGTTTCACCGATGAAGCCCGCTGCGGCGGCCACTATGAGCTGGACTTCGCCTACTCGATCAATGATACCCTGCAGAAACTCATGTCGTTTAAGCCGGACATCGTGCTCATTAATTTCGACACGCTCTACCAAATCCCCTGCGGCCAACTCGCCTCGCGCATCGTCGAATCGCCCTACCGCCCCAAAGAAGTGATCGTCTACGGCTTGAACTTGGAGGCATCGGATAAGCAGGCGATCGAGCAGCTCGGGCTGCAGTATGTGGACCAGCGCCGCTCCTTCGCCAAACTCGTCACGACGATTAAGCACACCGCCCTTCGGCTCAACGGTCATAGCAGCAAGACGTAA